The genomic DNA CACACCGATGAGCCAGACACGCCAGCCGTGGTGCCAGTGTCAGGTGATATCGCGTGAGCCTGGCGTAGGGCTCATCCCGGCCAACGGCATACACCTGCCCATGCAACCCGGAATCCGCTTCACCGAAGTCGAGATAGACGGGTTGATGAAGCAACGTCTCCAAATCCAGCGACGGGTTTTCGCTGACGATTTGCAGTTGAATGAAATAAGGCTCATCAAGTACTTCGCTGCCATTAAAGTCGAGCACCTGAAAGTCGTTGTTTATTTCCGGAAGTATTAATTTAAAACGCGGTAGAACAACCCCTTCAACCATCCGTAGTGATCCGTTTTCAAAGAGAACCGAAAGGCTTTATCCCCAGATTCAAACAGCGGAAAAAGCGCCTGAACGCAGCAAAGCTTAGCGATTCAGGAAGGCGTTCGGCCCATGAAATAACGAAAAGGAAGTTTCGCACGGCGCGATCGGACGAGGCTTTTACAAAACAATTCTGCGCAACAACAACTCAACTTTCAGCGACAAGAAAATGCCTACAGGCACCTTACAAAAAACATCTTTCAAATAAAGAAACAGCCGACGCCTCCTCAAGTTATCGGCTGTTTCCAAGGGTTCATTTTTGCGGTGTCGCAGCCCCGAACAGACTGACGCTCAACAACATTCCCCCGTGGCTGTGCAAGCGCACTGGCGCCGTGCCACCCGGCATGACCACGGCAACGTTTCCGCTCTCGACCCACCCCGCTCGCCACGCCGCACAGGCCACAGCACTGGCACTTGTTCCCGAAGACGCGGTAGGCCCCTCACCGCGCTCAAACACCCGCGCAATAACCTGATTGCCTTCAGCGCGCAGGGCCCACTGCAAATTGACACCTGCGGCGCAGGGTTGGCCACGCCCTGCGGGTGGCGCAAAGGCAATCGCCTGCAACGCGGCAAACAATTCGGGTTGTTGCATCGACCGATTGTCGGGCAGCGCATCAGCGTGTTCCACAAGCGTCACGCAATGTGGGTTGCCCACGCGTACAAACTGGCTGCGCGCCCATTGCGGATTGATTGCCGAGAGCGCCGGCACATGACTGAACGCAGGATCGAGCCCCTCCACACCTTCAGCACCTGCCGCCGAGGGCCCGAACGCCGGGCGCCCCAGCGCCAGCCAGAATCCGGCGCGCTGATCGACGACTGCCGGTTCAACGGTGGTTGTAACGGGTGAGCCGGCATCCTGCTTGTCATGATGCACACGCAATTCGCAGCCCTGCGTCATCAAGCCCTCATCGGTCAGGGCCTGGGCGAAGATCGTCAAACCATTGCCGCTGCGTTCGGCAAGCGTGCCATCGGTATTGACGATTAACAGGTCGAACGGCGGCGCCGATTGAAACGGCCCCACCAGCAAGCCGTCGCAGCGGTGCGCTTTGGCACCGAGCGCATGGGGCAAGGTGCCCCAGCCGCATTCGGAGGTGATCGCCGAGGTGCTCCAGGCCGTGCGCGTGCTCGCCGCCAGATCGGCGTGTTCGGGCACGGCAATGCCCTGCTCTCTTAAATAAGCCGGGCTGACTACCCCGTAGATATTGCCCCGCGCATCGTAGAAACGGGTCATGTCGCCACTTGCCTGAAAATTTTCATCGGCCAATTCGTCCAGTTAACTACACACTGGACAGCAGCGTATTACAGAATCGCTGGCCATTGGGCGTTGGACTGGAAAGCACTCACTCGACACAAGACCTCTGGGGTTCATCAGTTCTTGCGCGGATTACGCGCTTCCCAGGCCAACGCCCGCCGGTTTGATCGCTTCTATGTGGCTACCTGTGTCCGGCCCGTTCCCGGTTTGTAAAAATAAAAGTCCAGACTGCAATCCACAGGGAACCTGGCTCGCTCCATTTGGCCTGATGTGCAAGGATGTCGCGCCGGACATCGTTCATTGAACGCAAAACCAAGGATTTTTCATGACTGCCATCCCCACTCCAGCGCCCGTGGTTCCCGGGCGGCTGGAACAAATGTCGACTCGCATCGCTTTTTTCATCGCAGGCTTCGGCATCGCCGCCTGGGCGCCGCTGGTGCCCTACGCCAAAGCGCGTGCGCAACTCAATGAAGGCACGCTGGGCCTGCTGCTGTTATGTCTCGGCGTGGGGTCGATTATCGCGATGCCGGTGGCCGGCGCGCTGGCCTCGCGTTACGGCTGCCGACGCGTGCTGACCGCTGGCACGATCATGATCTGCCTCGCCCTGCCGATGCTCGCAACAGTCAGTTCGGTGCCGATGCTGATGGTGGGGTTGTTCCTGTTCGGTGCGGGCCTGGGCACTGTGGATTCGACGGTCAACCTGCAAGCGGTGATCGTTGAGCGCGCCAGTGGCAAAACCATGATGTCAGGCTTCCACGGCCTGTTCAGCCTGGGCGGCATTGTCGGCGCCGCGGGCGTTGCCGGGTTGCTGGGGCTGGGTTTTTCGCCGCTGCAGGCAACGTTGGTGGTGATCGTCATCACGCTGCTGGCGCTGTTCAAGGCCGGGCCGCACCTGCTGCCTTATGGCAGTGAAAGTTCGGGGCCTGCATTTGCCATCCCCCATGGCGTCGTGCTGTTTATCGGCTGCCTGTGTTTCATTGTATTTCTGGCAGAAGGCGCCGTGCTGGATTGGAGCGCCGTCTTCCTGAGTGCCGAGCGCGGCCTTGATGAAGCCTACGCGGGCCTGGGTTACGCAGCCTTTGCCTTGACGATGACCGCCGGACGCCTGACCGGGGATGCCATCGTCCGACGCCTTGGCGCTACCCGCGTGATCGTCATCGGCGGTGCGCTCGCGACTGCTGGCATGTTGCTCGCCACGTTTTTGCCCGCCTGGGAAACCGCACTGTTGGGCTACGCCCTGGTAGGTGCCGGGTGCTCGAACATTGTGCCGGTGCTGTACACCGCCGTCGGCAAACAGAAGGTCATGCCGGAGCATATTGCAGTGCCCGCCATCACCACCCTGGGTTACGCCGGCATTCTCGCGGGGCCTGCAGTGATTGGCTTTATCGCGCATGGCAGCAGCCTGAGCACTGCTTTCGTGCTGATCGCAGCCCTGCTCGCCGGTGTGGCGGTCAGCGGCAAAATCCTCAAAGTGTAAAGCCGCAAGCTCGACAAGGCCGGGGTACTACCTGGCCTTGTACATTTCATACTGTTCGAGCCAGCGCTCCAGGTTTCTATTGCACAACCATCCTTCGTGTTTCGGCCGCCCAAACAGGCGAGCCTGATTGGCCCGCTCCAATGACCTGAGCAAACCCGGGCGCTCGAGAACGTTCTTTGCCGTGTACACGCAGTGTTCAGTGTACTTCTTGCGGGGCAGCCCGGTGGTGGGGTCCAGAATGGGCGAGCCTTGCGGATCCAGATCATCCGGGTCGCCCATGACGAATTGCAAGTGTGCAATTTCCAGGTATTCGACCGTTTCAAAAAAGCCTGGACGGTCCCTGGACTGATCCCTCAATTGCTTGAAGTGAACGCGCAGCGCCTGAACGACTTCAGCATTGCCCTGGCCATGAAAAGGATCGTGGCTGAACGTGCCAACAGAACTGTTACGCGACAACGTCGAGGCGGCGGCGGCACTCAGGCTGTCACGGGTGATATAGCCCTCGCTATCCATGATTGCGTCGCGCAAAGGCGCACGCCTGAGAATTTCCCGGACCACCAGGATCAGACGGTCCCGCACGCTACTCTCCCGTCAAAGCTTGAGCGGCAACTTGCCGCAAGGATGAGGGCGTCAACCTCCCGCCCTTCAGGAACGCATGCAGTTCCCCGAAATGCTTTGCCAATTCACCCGCCAGTTGGCTATCGCTGGTGGTGGGACCTGGCGGAGTAGTATCCGCGCGGGCAACCGGTGGATTCTGCAAAGCCTGGTAACGTAACGACGACAACGCTCCACGCAACACCGCAGGCCGACGCGCCGGGGTGCCTGGCTGAAGGGACTGATCATCACAGGACGGATGCACGACTGCCGGCACGGCCAAACGGGCCTCCGGCGCGCCCATGATCATTCGCTGACCGTGTATTGCACTTTCGATTTTCATGCGACTTTTCCCCACCCTTTTCAAATCTGCACAGGCCGGATGGCCATCAACGACTCGCCCTGGACTCGGCGAAAGGTTTGCAAAGCCGTCGGCCATCGATGTGTGGCCGATTGAATATGAAAGTTCCGGGTATCAGGGGAATACCCATGACAACATGTAAAAATCCAGGGGTCGCGATTCATTCGTTTTTTTGGCCACGCCGCCGGGTCATGAGCGCCTTGATCAGCCCGACCCAGCCACGGCTGGATTGCATGGAGGACACTCCTTCCTCGTGCCCCGGCGCCAGCATGCCGCGCGCAAAATCTTCAGCGACCGGCGCCCGGAACTTGCGTTGCCCCGATAACGCTTTCATTCGCTGTGCTTCCTGCGCGTGCGCGTTCGAAAGCGCGGCGCAAAGTGCGTCGTGTGCAGGCTGTTCACTTACGTTCGAGACGGGTGATCGTTCGCCCGGATAACAGCCGTGAAAAGCGAGACGGCTATTGGGTTGGCAGGATTGAAATGAATTGGCAGTCATGTGTGGGCCCTGACTCAACGTCTGAAAAGTGCCCCGTATAACCAAGGCCGCTGTGTCACCTTGAGTGGCAAACAGACACAAACGGTTCCTGTAAAGGCGATAAATCCCATCTACGCCAGGAAACAGGCAAAAAAAATCGCAGCCCGAAGACTGCGATTTTTTTCATCACCCTTTTAAATCAGAAACCGACGCTGGCCTGCACGAAGAACGTACGGGGTTCGCCCAGGTACAACCCGGCATTGTTGTCGCTGGAACGCGTGTAGTGCTGTTGGTCGAAGACGTTTTTCACGCCCACGCCCACTTTCAGGTTCGAGAGTTTCTCGCCGAAATCGTAGCCGCTGCGCACGTTGACCGAGACGTAACCGGGAATGTCACCATACTGACCATCGGCAGTGCCCTGGGTGATGTAGGTGGTGCCGGTACCCGGCGCGCGTTGGCCGGACTGGGCATACACATCCAGGTTATGGGTCCAGTGGTTGATGTCGTAGCGCAGGCCCGCCGTCGCCACTTCACGGGAGTAGAGCGGCAGGTCACGGCCCTTGAACGGCACATCACCCTCGGCGGTGGCCTTGGTGTAGGTGAAACCGGCGCTGGCGGTCAGGCCGTCCAGGCGAGGGTCCAGGTTCGAGAGGTCGTAGTGGGCGGAGGTTTCGATACCCTGGTGCTTGGTCGCGCCGAGGTTGGTCCAGCCCACATCGTTGCTGACGTATTGCAGCTCATCCGAGAAGTCGATGTAGAACAGCGTCACTTCGCCGCCCCACACGCTGTCGTTGTAGCGCGTACCGATCTCGTAGGTCTTGGCTTTTTCCGGGTTCAGGCCGTCGGCCGTCTGGTTGACCCGGCCGCCCTGCCCGATCTGCGCGTATTGCAGGCTGCCGAACGAGTTCTCGTAGTTGGCGAACACTTTCCAGGCATCGGAAATGTGGTACATCACGCTCAACGCCGGCAACGGCTCGTTGCTGGTGATCTTGCGGTTTTTCTCCACCGTGCGCACACCGTTCAGCGCGACCACCGGGCGATCATGCCAAGTGGTCTCGATGTTTTCAAAACGGATGCCGGGCGTGATGGTCCACTTGCCGATATCAATTTTGTTGTCGATGTAGAACGCGTTGGCCACTGTGCCACCGGTGCGGTCCTGGTAAACGTGGCCATCGTTTTGCCCGCCCGGCGTCGGCACGTTATTGACCAGGTTCAGGCTGCTGGCTTGCTCATGCATGCCTTCCTTGAGGTAACGGTAGCCCAGGCTGACTTCCTGGGTGCTCGGGCCCAGGTCGAACACATGGGACACACGTGGCTCGACGCCGAAGGTGTAGTAGCTGCGCGGGTAAGAGCCGATGGTTTTCAGGTCGCGGTTGGCAATGTTGCTGCCACGGAAGCTGTCGATGTAATAGGTCAACACTTCGGCCTGGGTACGATCATCGATCTGGCGGATGTACTTGAAGGACACATCCTTGCGCCGGCCACTGAAGTTGTCCCAGTCACGCACCGACTGGTACGGGTTGGCGTCGAACTGCTTCTGCGTCAGGCCGCCCGGCATGTCGGCGCTGGCGTCGTAGTAGTGGAAGTTCAGGCTGAAATCGTCTTGATCGGTCGGCGCCCAGTGGG from Pseudomonas tolaasii NCPPB 2192 includes the following:
- a CDS encoding diaminopimelate epimerase yields the protein MTRFYDARGNIYGVVSPAYLREQGIAVPEHADLAASTRTAWSTSAITSECGWGTLPHALGAKAHRCDGLLVGPFQSAPPFDLLIVNTDGTLAERSGNGLTIFAQALTDEGLMTQGCELRVHHDKQDAGSPVTTTVEPAVVDQRAGFWLALGRPAFGPSAAGAEGVEGLDPAFSHVPALSAINPQWARSQFVRVGNPHCVTLVEHADALPDNRSMQQPELFAALQAIAFAPPAGRGQPCAAGVNLQWALRAEGNQVIARVFERGEGPTASSGTSASAVACAAWRAGWVESGNVAVVMPGGTAPVRLHSHGGMLLSVSLFGAATPQK
- a CDS encoding MFS transporter, yielding MTAIPTPAPVVPGRLEQMSTRIAFFIAGFGIAAWAPLVPYAKARAQLNEGTLGLLLLCLGVGSIIAMPVAGALASRYGCRRVLTAGTIMICLALPMLATVSSVPMLMVGLFLFGAGLGTVDSTVNLQAVIVERASGKTMMSGFHGLFSLGGIVGAAGVAGLLGLGFSPLQATLVVIVITLLALFKAGPHLLPYGSESSGPAFAIPHGVVLFIGCLCFIVFLAEGAVLDWSAVFLSAERGLDEAYAGLGYAAFALTMTAGRLTGDAIVRRLGATRVIVIGGALATAGMLLATFLPAWETALLGYALVGAGCSNIVPVLYTAVGKQKVMPEHIAVPAITTLGYAGILAGPAVIGFIAHGSSLSTAFVLIAALLAGVAVSGKILKV
- a CDS encoding TonB-dependent siderophore receptor — encoded protein: MHNNKISRWAPLALALAVSAAVPAAYADDGIHIRAQPLGAALSQLGQQTSLQVFFSPDMVAGKQAPAVDGNLSPEQALRQLLQGSGLDYQIDAGSVTLRPQSSGTGEAGSPLELGVTDVKVVGDWLGDANAAVVQNHPGARTVIRREAMVEQGAMNVGDVLRRVPGVQVQEANGTGGSDISLNVGVRGLTSRLSPRSTVLIDGVPAAFAPYGQPQLSMAPISAGNLDSIDVVRGAGSVRYGPQNVGGVINFVTRAIPEKFSGEVGTTLQTAEHGGWKHVDNAFLGGTADNGIGVALLYTGVNGNGYRESNNSNDIDDVILKTHWAPTDQDDFSLNFHYYDASADMPGGLTQKQFDANPYQSVRDWDNFSGRRKDVSFKYIRQIDDRTQAEVLTYYIDSFRGSNIANRDLKTIGSYPRSYYTFGVEPRVSHVFDLGPSTQEVSLGYRYLKEGMHEQASSLNLVNNVPTPGGQNDGHVYQDRTGGTVANAFYIDNKIDIGKWTITPGIRFENIETTWHDRPVVALNGVRTVEKNRKITSNEPLPALSVMYHISDAWKVFANYENSFGSLQYAQIGQGGRVNQTADGLNPEKAKTYEIGTRYNDSVWGGEVTLFYIDFSDELQYVSNDVGWTNLGATKHQGIETSAHYDLSNLDPRLDGLTASAGFTYTKATAEGDVPFKGRDLPLYSREVATAGLRYDINHWTHNLDVYAQSGQRAPGTGTTYITQGTADGQYGDIPGYVSVNVRSGYDFGEKLSNLKVGVGVKNVFDQQHYTRSSDNNAGLYLGEPRTFFVQASVGF